The following proteins are co-located in the Echinicola sp. 20G genome:
- a CDS encoding TIM barrel protein — MRLDQQKINQVNDQTLSEHRESLDHLSKVLGRKEIDANSIIGKLKEFQVAIPSWALGTGGTRFGRFSGGGEPGTLEDKIADVGLLHQLSQSAEAISLHIPWDIPEDVEAIKQLADSYGLLFDAVNSNTFQDQPDQKLSYKFGSLCHVDKAVRQQAIDHNLEVVKYGEALGSKSLTVWLADGSSFPGQLNFKKAFQRTLESLQAIYAGMPSDWKMFVEYKPYEPNFYSTVIQDWGSSHMLADKLGDRAFSLVDLGHHLPNTNIEQIVATLMMVGKLGGFHFNDSKYGDDDVTVGSLKPYQLFLIFNELVDGMEDPTSNNPYPAWMIDASHNLKDPLEDLLQSLEAIKIAYAQAMLVDRAALEEARENNDPSLAQEILQAAYRTDVRPLLAEARLQAGGALDPIGTYRRLNVRKELIIARGAKTVSTGL; from the coding sequence ATGCGTTTAGATCAACAAAAAATAAATCAAGTAAATGACCAGACTCTCTCGGAACATCGGGAGAGTCTTGATCATTTGTCCAAAGTACTGGGGAGAAAAGAAATCGATGCAAATAGTATAATCGGTAAATTGAAAGAATTCCAGGTGGCCATTCCTAGCTGGGCCTTAGGGACTGGAGGAACCCGGTTTGGCCGCTTTTCCGGAGGCGGAGAGCCAGGAACCTTGGAAGACAAAATAGCAGATGTTGGGCTGCTTCACCAGTTAAGTCAGTCTGCAGAGGCGATCTCATTACATATTCCTTGGGATATTCCAGAAGATGTGGAAGCCATCAAACAATTGGCTGACAGTTATGGGCTACTGTTTGATGCGGTTAACTCCAATACCTTTCAGGATCAGCCGGATCAAAAGCTGTCCTACAAGTTTGGTTCGCTTTGCCATGTGGACAAAGCCGTTCGTCAACAGGCTATTGACCATAATTTGGAGGTGGTGAAATATGGAGAAGCTTTAGGTTCCAAATCACTGACCGTTTGGTTGGCAGATGGGTCTTCTTTTCCAGGACAGCTGAACTTTAAAAAGGCTTTCCAAAGAACTTTGGAGTCTTTGCAGGCCATCTATGCGGGCATGCCTTCCGATTGGAAAATGTTTGTAGAATACAAGCCATACGAGCCAAATTTCTATTCTACGGTGATCCAGGATTGGGGATCTTCCCACATGTTGGCAGATAAGTTGGGTGACAGGGCTTTTAGCTTGGTGGATTTAGGACACCATTTGCCCAATACCAATATTGAACAGATTGTCGCTACCTTGATGATGGTCGGTAAGTTGGGAGGCTTTCACTTCAACGACTCCAAATATGGAGATGATGATGTGACTGTAGGTTCATTAAAGCCTTATCAGCTGTTTTTGATCTTTAATGAACTGGTGGATGGCATGGAAGATCCCACTTCTAATAATCCATACCCAGCTTGGATGATTGATGCCAGCCATAATTTAAAAGATCCATTGGAGGACTTGCTACAGTCTTTGGAGGCCATCAAAATTGCTTATGCTCAGGCCATGTTGGTGGATAGAGCGGCTTTAGAGGAAGCAAGGGAAAATAATGATCCTTCATTGGCACAGGAAATTCTTCAGGCTGCTTACAGAACGGATGTACGTCCACTACTGGCTGAGGCAAGGTTACAAGCTGGAGGAGCCTTGGATCCGATTGGTACTTATAGAAGATTGAATGTCCGTAAGGAATTGATTATAGCACGTGGTGCTAAAACAGTTTCGACAGGACTGTAA
- a CDS encoding bifunctional aldolase/short-chain dehydrogenase, which yields MSTLERTFKHVNYLWDDQKAQELEGDEVALLIYRSNILGADLRITNYGGGNTSCKTMETDPLTKKETEVMWVKGSGGDIGTLKKSGLAGLYVEKLHALKNVYRGLEFEDEMVGLFNHCIYDLDSKAPSIDTPLHAFLPFKHIDHLHPDAAIAIAAAKDGEKITQELFEGQIAWVPWQKPGFDLALQLEKALNENPGIRGIMLGGHGLFTWGDTAYECYINSLEVIDKASIYLEENYGKDRPVFGGQKIESLAPEARKDQAAKIAPVLRGLASGYNRMVGHFTDDERVLQFANSHDLEKLAPLGTSCPDHFLRTKIRPLVLDFPADVDLSNAEEIKAKLDKDFEEYRAYYTKYYEDHKRDNSPAIRDANPVIILWPGVGMFSYAKNKQTARVASEFYINAINVMRGAEAVSEYVSLPLQEAFDIEYWLLEEAKLQRMPKEQPLSRKIALVTGGAGGIGKAIADKLASEGACVFITDINQDRLDEAVATYSNDVGAGAIMDVTKGDDIVAALKAATLKFGGVDIIVNCAGLAISKPIEQTSEKDWDLLQDILVKGQFAVSKAAVEIMREQKLGGDIINIASKNALVSGPNNVGYGTAKAAQVHMSRLLAAELGKDKIRVNVVNPDAVIEGSKIWEGEWAAGRAKAYGIKVEELPSFYAKRTILNEIIGVDDIANGVFAFVGGDLSKSTGNILNVDGGVAAAFVR from the coding sequence ATGAGCACATTAGAAAGAACATTTAAGCATGTGAATTACCTCTGGGATGACCAAAAGGCCCAGGAACTAGAAGGAGATGAAGTGGCCCTTTTGATCTACCGGTCAAACATTTTGGGTGCTGACCTTCGGATAACCAACTATGGTGGAGGAAACACCAGCTGCAAGACCATGGAGACAGATCCTTTGACCAAAAAGGAAACGGAAGTGATGTGGGTAAAAGGTTCTGGTGGTGACATCGGGACTTTGAAAAAGAGCGGACTTGCAGGACTTTATGTGGAGAAATTGCATGCCCTGAAAAATGTATACAGAGGTTTGGAGTTTGAAGATGAGATGGTAGGTCTTTTCAATCACTGTATTTATGATTTGGACTCAAAGGCACCATCCATTGATACCCCATTACACGCTTTTTTGCCTTTCAAACATATTGACCACCTTCACCCTGATGCGGCGATTGCCATTGCGGCAGCGAAGGATGGTGAAAAGATTACACAAGAGCTTTTTGAAGGACAGATTGCTTGGGTGCCATGGCAGAAGCCGGGGTTTGACCTTGCTTTACAATTGGAGAAAGCTTTGAATGAAAATCCTGGCATCCGAGGAATCATGTTGGGTGGACATGGATTGTTTACTTGGGGGGATACCGCTTACGAATGTTACATCAACAGCTTGGAGGTAATCGATAAGGCTTCCATCTATCTGGAAGAAAACTATGGCAAGGACCGTCCAGTATTTGGTGGTCAGAAAATTGAATCGCTGGCGCCAGAAGCAAGGAAAGACCAAGCGGCCAAGATCGCTCCAGTATTGAGGGGTTTGGCTTCAGGGTATAACAGAATGGTGGGCCATTTTACCGATGATGAGCGAGTGTTGCAGTTTGCTAACAGTCATGACCTGGAAAAGTTAGCTCCATTGGGAACCAGCTGTCCAGACCACTTCCTTAGAACTAAAATCAGACCTTTGGTATTGGATTTTCCAGCAGATGTGGACTTGAGCAATGCGGAGGAAATCAAAGCCAAACTGGACAAGGATTTTGAAGAGTACAGGGCTTACTATACCAAATATTACGAAGACCACAAGCGTGACAACAGTCCTGCGATTAGAGATGCCAATCCGGTAATTATTTTATGGCCTGGTGTGGGTATGTTCTCTTATGCAAAGAATAAACAGACTGCACGGGTGGCCAGTGAGTTTTATATCAACGCCATCAATGTGATGCGCGGTGCTGAGGCGGTATCTGAATACGTTTCATTGCCTTTGCAGGAAGCTTTTGATATTGAATATTGGTTGTTGGAAGAAGCAAAGCTTCAAAGAATGCCCAAAGAGCAGCCACTTTCTAGAAAGATTGCTTTGGTGACTGGTGGTGCTGGCGGTATCGGAAAGGCTATTGCCGACAAATTGGCCAGTGAAGGCGCCTGTGTATTTATCACTGATATCAATCAAGACCGTCTGGATGAAGCAGTAGCTACTTATTCCAATGATGTAGGAGCGGGAGCCATCATGGACGTGACCAAAGGTGATGATATTGTTGCCGCACTAAAAGCCGCAACGCTGAAGTTTGGCGGAGTAGATATCATTGTGAACTGTGCAGGATTGGCCATTTCCAAACCGATCGAACAGACCTCAGAAAAAGACTGGGATTTGCTTCAGGATATTTTGGTGAAAGGCCAGTTTGCCGTTTCCAAAGCTGCCGTGGAAATCATGAGAGAGCAAAAACTGGGTGGAGATATCATCAATATAGCCAGTAAGAATGCCTTGGTATCAGGGCCAAACAATGTAGGCTATGGAACAGCTAAAGCTGCACAAGTCCACATGAGCAGGTTGTTGGCAGCGGAACTGGGCAAGGATAAAATCCGCGTAAACGTGGTGAATCCAGATGCTGTGATCGAAGGAAGTAAGATATGGGAAGGTGAATGGGCTGCAGGAAGAGCCAAAGCCTATGGAATCAAAGTAGAAGAATTACCATCTTTCTATGCCAAAAGAACGATCTTGAACGAGATCATAGGTGTGGACGATATTGCTAACGGTGTATTCGCCTTTGTAGGCGGTGACCTAAGCAAATCAACAGGTAACATTCTCAATGTGGATGGTGGTGTAGCTGCTGCCTTTGTAAGATAA
- the rhaM gene encoding L-rhamnose mutarotase, translating to MFRKAFKMKLYSGQLEEYIRRHNPIWEELKQVLKSHGVNNYSIFHDKETNYLFGYAEISSEEQWESIAKTAICRKWWDHMSELMETNADNSPISINLEEVFHLP from the coding sequence ATGTTTAGAAAAGCATTTAAAATGAAGTTGTATTCAGGTCAACTGGAAGAATATATACGCAGACATAATCCAATTTGGGAAGAATTAAAGCAGGTGTTAAAAAGCCATGGAGTCAACAACTATAGTATTTTTCATGACAAGGAAACCAATTATTTGTTCGGATATGCAGAGATATCTTCCGAAGAGCAGTGGGAGTCTATTGCTAAAACAGCCATATGTAGGAAATGGTGGGACCATATGAGCGAACTTATGGAAACCAATGCTGATAATAGCCCAATTTCAATTAATCTTGAGGAGGTGTTTCATTTACCTTAG
- a CDS encoding sulfatase: MKRAIALFSLMTVLGSLASCNEKKATAEQKQVTDQKLPNIVLILSDDQAWTDYSFMGHDQIETPNIDRLAEEGRTFTRGYVPTSLCSPSLASLITGLYPKQNGILGNDRILPTDNPAKRKEVRGENFKPLINDFEKLETLPDLLKPKGYLSFQAGKWWIGNFKNGGFDRGMTHGDITRGGRHGDEGLKIGRNGMDSVFSYIDYALEKEKPFFLWYAPMMPHGPHTPPDSLYQKYLGKTSSTYVAKYWAMCEWFDSTCGQLMDYIDQKELTENTIFVYVCDNGWVQNEGDSGYDKVSKRAPYDLGMRTPIMIKWKGQITPIMDTSSLVSSIDIVPTILNLLDIDKPNEMEGINFLDQQAIEHRENIYGEIYDHDFYSTEDDLFYNIVYQKPYKLIVPNEKNKPGEKIELFDIFEDPYEQREISAAHPQLVQELTNKAKTFRK; encoded by the coding sequence ATGAAAAGAGCCATAGCATTATTCAGTTTAATGACGGTATTAGGTAGCCTTGCATCCTGTAATGAAAAGAAAGCTACTGCTGAGCAGAAACAAGTGACAGATCAGAAGTTGCCAAATATCGTATTAATATTATCCGATGACCAAGCCTGGACAGACTACAGTTTTATGGGGCATGATCAAATTGAAACGCCCAATATCGATAGGTTGGCAGAAGAGGGCCGTACGTTCACCAGAGGTTATGTGCCGACATCATTGTGTTCTCCTTCCCTGGCTTCTTTGATTACGGGACTTTATCCTAAACAGAACGGTATATTGGGGAATGATAGAATTTTGCCTACCGATAATCCTGCTAAAAGGAAGGAAGTCAGAGGAGAAAACTTTAAGCCATTAATCAATGATTTTGAAAAGTTGGAAACCTTGCCCGATTTGTTAAAACCTAAAGGATATCTATCATTTCAAGCAGGTAAATGGTGGATAGGCAACTTTAAGAATGGCGGATTTGATCGGGGAATGACCCATGGGGATATCACTCGAGGTGGAAGACATGGAGATGAAGGGCTAAAGATTGGAAGAAATGGTATGGATTCAGTATTTAGCTATATCGATTATGCCCTAGAGAAAGAAAAGCCATTTTTCTTGTGGTATGCGCCGATGATGCCGCATGGGCCACATACCCCACCGGATAGCTTGTATCAAAAATACCTTGGCAAAACTTCTTCAACCTATGTTGCCAAATACTGGGCCATGTGCGAATGGTTTGACAGCACATGTGGACAATTAATGGATTATATCGATCAAAAGGAGCTTACGGAAAATACTATTTTCGTTTATGTTTGTGACAATGGATGGGTACAGAACGAGGGGGATTCCGGCTATGACAAGGTATCCAAAAGGGCTCCTTATGATTTGGGAATGAGAACCCCTATCATGATCAAATGGAAAGGCCAAATTACCCCAATTATGGACACCTCTTCTTTAGTAAGCAGTATTGATATTGTTCCTACCATTTTAAATTTGTTGGATATTGATAAACCAAACGAAATGGAAGGTATTAATTTCTTGGACCAACAGGCCATTGAGCATAGGGAAAATATTTATGGTGAGATTTATGATCATGATTTTTATTCCACTGAAGATGATCTTTTCTATAATATAGTCTATCAGAAGCCCTATAAATTAATCGTGCCTAACGAGAAAAATAAGCCAGGTGAAAAGATAGAGCTTTTTGACATCTTTGAAGATCCCTATGAACAAAGGGAAATCAGTGCCGCTCATCCTCAATTGGTCCAAGAATTAACCAATAAAGCAAAGACATTTAGAAAATAA